The DNA region cATAACAATAGGTCACGAATGAAATCTCAATtgcccctcatttaaagtggtgtttgcatccacacttctaccCCAAGGGCTCTCGTGTTAGAAGgtgtattagagtatataatatatcttgggtCTTTAACTATTTATTGTCGTTAAACCTCGATCATAGCTTTTATGAGGGGATATTTTAAATATGATAATGTTGGTGATCAATATGATTTGCAGGTAGCAAGTGCAACTTCAACATTTTCAATGATATTTTCATCATCAATGTCAGTAGTGCAGTACTACATCCTTAAACGTTTTCCAGTACCTTACGGTAAAATTTTGTCCCTCTTTTGACAAACTTATTGAAACAGAGGGAGTAGATCGAAGTGCACATCTTGGTGTTACTTTCAAGTCAAAAAAAGTAagatatatagttttttttttatttgagttccTAATAATTGTGTAATTGGGTGTTTCAGCGACATATTTTGTGCTGGTTGCAACATTAGCTGCCTTTGCTGGTCAGCATGTAGTAAGGAAGTTGATAAAACTGCTAGGCAGAGCATCCATAATCATCTTTATCCTAGCTTCAACAATTCTCATCAGTGCAATCACACTAGGTACGTATCATCCATCTTTTCCTTTATGTATCACACAAAGCCCTAGCTTAAAAGCAGGGTATTTGAGAGACCTAAGGCAAAACATTAATTATGTGTttctaattactaaatataatattataggtaactattaaaaattaaagcattgatttttttttttagaggtCTGAGGCGAAACATTAACTATAAGATTAAATAATATACTTGGAGTATTAATCATTAACTTAAACTTAGTTGAGTTATTAACTATAAGATTAAATAATATACTTGGAGTATTAATCATTAACTTAAacttagttgagttggttttttaaTATAGTATTAAAAGCCGGCGTGATAAGAAATAACAAGTTATCAATCGCCTCTCATTCAAAGCAGAATCTACCGCTCCATGTATGAGGATGACCTTTGTTACTGTTACATTTACACTTTTATCCTAAGAGGCTCTCGTGTAAAAAGGACGTTAAAgtaatataacatattctgaggCCTAAACTATTAGATAAAACTTTTGGTTAAGTTAGTTGCTTAgcataatatacaaaaaataaagagatgggaTTTATACGTATAATTCTTACGTATATCACtaaataattgtttattattacttatatttagttgatttgcattattttttaaatctttaaaatacatttttttttgtattgtaaTATGGAGTTTCATGAATTATGTAGGCGGAGTTGGAATTGCGGACATGATACAGAAGCTGCAAAATCACGAGTATATGGGATTTGAGAATTTCTGTCATCGTCGTTaattaattcttattttttcattataatttatgttaaatGTCGTTATTAATATGACACTCTCAAAGTTTTAGTGCCTTACTTTTTGAAGTGACAAAATTTGCTAACTTGCAAGTGTCTcactttattttctttaatttttatagaataaaccattatatttttttattttcccctAAATTAAAAAAGTCTATATACCAAAAGGTTTTCAACACTTTGTATGCCTAAACCTTTCACTAATAATGTCATGCAAGCTCAAGTCCTTATATATTGTAGTATCAACTTTGtacttttattacttttttatgttgaagttttataatttttccttagaTCTATGTATTGCTTCAATTCCTattaatagtattttatatgGTTTAATGTTATATGGCTTATCACTTACATCTATTACAACGTAAATGTTGGAAAATAGTTTAGTTAATTTCTAGGGAAAACAATTTGGAATTTggaattttattcatatttttgttATATAAAACTTAAGATtaagaatcaatataatttaaaatatattgcgCGTTGTAAACTTGAACAAAACTTCTAATAGAAGTAATTGTTAACTTTCTCACTAGCTAATTCATATATCAAATAACATTTTCTCTCTTattgtaatttaatttgttaaaagaaaaattaattctcATACTATTTtagatatataataatatatgactatTCAATCTTTCCTCACCTAAAAATTTGGCTTCACTAGTGATTTCTATATAGCCTTTCACATAAAAGCTTAGAATCAAGGGGAAAAACTCATTAAAACACCCTGTAAATAGTTAGCACAATAATGTTTTTTCATATCTCATTCTAAAGGTTCAATCATTATCAACATTATATCTCGCTCATGACTTGGAGAGAAATAAAAGACAACATACCACAACATTTTCAAAAAAGATAAGTAGGTTGCAACCAATGAAATATGAGTCACAAAAAATTTGCAAATGATAACAAAGACTCAAAACACGATATAAACAagacaaatatataaatataaagattaataacAAACCAAAAAACGTAAAACTATCATAAATACCCAAACATTCATGACAAGGTTAGCTATAATAGTATAGAACATAATTCGATGTCTTCAACTAATTTTATTTCTCACTAAATCAAATTCTTTATAAACTGATAAATTAGTAACTAAAGTGCTTAAAAAAAGTGTTGTGACTGTTGTCATTTAATTTGTTCCACTGCCGTTTtctaaactacatattttcactCACCGACTATCTTTCTTCCCCACCCGACAGtgatcatcattgatcaatccCCACAACTCAAACGCCGATACCTGAAATCAGATCGATTTCTCCAGTTTCCTTTTCCCATTTCTCAACTTTCAATTTCTTGTTTCTAAATCACAGCAAAACCTCTTGTTGTCCTACAAATTCTACCAAACTAGAACACGAATTCTTTCTTCTACATCATCACAAGATGCATATATGTCTATAATCGAATATTCTGATAACATTCACCAATAATCACACCAACTTTTAATTTAGAAGATGAAGGATGATGATTCCCTTCCAGTAACATCAAGTACATCAGTTTCATCAACAAAGAAAGAATCTTCCGATGCCAATCTTTTCGGTAAAGGCCGCTACAAATTCTGGGCATTGGCTGCCATTTTACTCTTAGCTTTCTGGTCCATGTTTACTGGTACAGTTACGCTCCGTTGGTCTGCTGGTAATCTTAATCGCCTTTCTGATGACCTAGATACTCCTTTACATGACGATCTTGACGTTTTGGTTAGTACcccttttgttttctttgatttatgATTCTGGGTTGTTCTTAATTTTTGTGGGTATTGAGTTTTGTAGGAgatggaggagagagaaaaagtgGTGAAGTATATGTGGGATGTTTACACAAACAATCGTCGGATCAGATTGCCGAAGTTTTGGCAGCAGGCTTTTGAGGCTGCTTATGAAGATATGATTAGTGATGTACCTGGTGTTCGCGAAGATGCTATTACTGAGATTGCTAAAATGTCTGTTCGTTCTATCGATCTTGATCCGCCTCCTGTCCAATTGACGGTTAGTTTTGATTGTTGTCACTATTATTGTAtggttttttctttgttttgagcACTTATGGTAgtgattttgattttgggtATTGTAATGGCTGTGGCTGTTTGGTATAGTTGATTAGTGGAATCTATTTATGGGGCTTTGCTCAAGTTACTCGGACTAGGGAATTATCGGTTAGACATGGATATATGTTCAAATTGGCTCTTTTTATAGTATGTGTCCATGAATTTGTCTCCAAATCGAACGTTGAAGTGTCCATACAAATGTTAAGAGTGTTATTGTGTTAAGGATCTTCCATGCGACGTTAAGGTGAAACGAAGAGTGGAATAACTTAGATGTTGATTTTGAGATGGTGCATACTTTCTTCATACATGATTGCTTGAATTGTTGGGTTGAAGATCTTAGATTGACGTGTTTTTCTTTAGCGAAAATATCGATAACATTATCAAGTAGAAAAGTTTTGGTATCCTCTTCACTTGGTCAACTCACATTTGATCTCAGAGTCACTTCCTGAATCCCTGATGTTCAAATGTTCAAACAAATCAGGTTGATTCACTGGGTTAGAATGGTTTCGATTTTGCTAACTTCATCACACACAAGTAAAGTCAATCACACTTGAACAACGACTCAATTTAACTAAACAATTGcaactcaattttttttgtcaactttgaaatattaaatatgattttattcaATGTTAGACTTTGATTTTTAGAGACCGAACAATTCTATCAAGCAGACTAATCTAATTACATCGAACTGTAACTAAAGTACTAAACCATAACTTCACTAATCTACCTAAACTAGCCATATGTCGTGTATTTATTAATTGATAAACAATAAACCTTTACAATAGCTAAAGTTTGAACATCAGTCTTTGCTTTGCTAAAAAACAGTCTAGGCGCTGCTCAGGTAACAACTCAACTGTGGCACCAACCAGGCATCGTTGGGGAACTAAATTGTCACTCGGGTCTACTTTACGTGGCTATTGCGTGAACTATGCGACATTTAGGCAATCACTCGGTACTTTAGTGTGTCTAGCACACACTTCCTCAGGAACTTGGACCGTATTGTGCATGGTTCCTTGCACTTCCATCATCATGTACATATAGCTCACAATTAACACTGCCCTGTTTATGTAACTTGCACCTATGAGCCATAAACAAACTTCTCTTTTGATCGCTTATGGCATGAAACAAGAGTCATAAATCATGAACCTGGGTCATACATTGAATTGATGGGGTTTTTTTTCAGGTACAAGTAGTGTAAGAATCAACGAGTTGACTTTTTCTTATGGTAAATGTAAATGGTGTGCTAAGTGTCATACTTGTGTCAAATTGTTAAGGTTTTCATAGACTACATGCCTAGGTTTCCATAGGCTACATGCCATAAGTTATAAGATAAAATCTCAAGTTTTCTAATTGTTAAGTGTTGGTTCATACCAACAAGGAGCATATATAAGTTTAAGCGGCTTTATGTAAAAAGGGAAATGAAAAATGTTAGTAGTGTGGCAGATAGAGATGAGAAGTATAGCAAACTGATTGAATTTAGGTACGAGTGCTCAATGAAACTTGCTCTACTTGGACACAAGATCCTTATGAGATGACTAGATCAATAGCGATAATGGTTGAAGTTTAACAACTTCCACAGCTGATTAAGCTCTATCATCCTTTACATGTGTGACATTTTAATTAGGCTTCCAATATGTGTGAGCATAGGATTAAAACTAAGTTTGACTATAGGTTATTTTTTGGATAATGAAGGTTTTATTGGAAGTTTAGGACTCTtgacttttaagtttttttctaaattttttggaAGAACATATCACTATATGGGAAGGGAGATATTGAGAATATATTTCTATAATGTATAATATTTAATACCCCTTACTAACTTCTCATCCCTTGCATACACAGTGCATGTGTATGCTTTTTATTTCTGTTTCTGGCATTTTCTTTAGGGTCATTTTAAGTAGAAACCTACATTATGACAATATAATTGTATCTACACCAGTTTCATGATGAGAGTAGAGTTGGAATTTTGGATATGGCAACATAAATCTAGGAGGTTAAACTATGTGATATGTGGGAAGTTTTCCAAAATTTCCAAGTCATTTGAACTTCTTACCAAGCAAAATGTGTTTATTTTGGTGAGATTTAATTATCTCTTTCAATATTGGAGACCTAGTTTATGAGATgattaaaacaatttttttctttatacaATCTATACATATAAAGTTCTAATATGCAAGTTGTATTGGTGTTGTGCTTTACTCTTGAGAAGGCGGATTAGGAAAATCGAGCTAGTTTGATGATTTAGTTGGCCTTTGTGATGGAACATTGCTTGTTGATGGTGAATTATATCAAGCTTTGGTTGTTTGTTGAGGTTCCTCTTTTGTAATCCTACTAATAATTGAAGAAAAATGCTGAAGAATGATGGCATGTTGAAGAATTGGCATATGATGATTGAGGGTGTATTTGTAGAATGTTTTTTTAGctagtttttagtttttggtTTATTAGTTGGTCAAATAGCTAAAAATGTGTTTGATAATTTGCTCTTATGTTAGCTAAAAAACCAACTTTTGAGCTAAAACCATAAATTTGCACcgagtacttttttttttatcggcTTTTGGATTTATGACTTAATAGCTAAAAAAGACCCATGCTACTTGTTGATTAAACGAACCAACAGAAATAGCCAATGCCGAACAAGGATTATTAGCTAGGTCCTTGTCTTTTTTTAGGGTCATTGTTGAGTTAGTTGTTTGGTTTATCTTTCTTTTCGCATATGGTATTGTATGAGCTAATGCCTTAAGCATTACTAAGTTATAATTATTGAAATAAGATTTTGAATCTCAAAGATGAGCAAGAGTAAAATAGACTAAGGCCAAAGCCCCAGTATACTGGAAGGGAGTTTAACCATACATTGTCCCAAATATCTAGCATCTATTATCTATTATAGTATGAAATAAGGAGTTAGAGATGATGATCGAAATACAACTCCTAGGATTAATGCCGGTTGATTAAATTGGAGATGATCAACAAGAGTACTGCGAGACATTAATGTGTCTTTAAGGTTAATTGAATTCTAATATTTTCATGAGGTCAAACCTTTATAAGCATTACTACTCCTTCCGATTTTTATAGCTTTTATACTTCTTATATTCACACAGTCTAAGCACTATATTGACCCTTAATACCTTTAGGTGTGcataattagaaataataaaagtTGATATCATTAAAAGACGCATCGAGACAAATCAAGCAATTTATC from Amaranthus tricolor cultivar Red isolate AtriRed21 chromosome 3, ASM2621246v1, whole genome shotgun sequence includes:
- the LOC130807375 gene encoding uncharacterized protein LOC130807375, which codes for MKDDDSLPVTSSTSVSSTKKESSDANLFGKGRYKFWALAAILLLAFWSMFTGTVTLRWSAGNLNRLSDDLDTPLHDDLDVLEMEEREKVVKYMWDVYTNNRRIRLPKFWQQAFEAAYEDMISDVPGVREDAITEIAKMSVRSIDLDPPPVQLTGARELRLKHAEIRKTATASGNS